One Scyliorhinus torazame isolate Kashiwa2021f chromosome 17, sScyTor2.1, whole genome shotgun sequence genomic window, CAGGAGTGGTTGCCATGGAGGGTGGCAGGAGTGGTTGCCATGGTGGGCGGCAGGAGTGGTTGCCAGGGAGGGTGGCAGGAATGGTTGCCATGGAGGGCGGCAGGAGTGGTTGCCATGGAGGGTGGCAGGAGTGGTTGCCATGGAGGGCGGCAGGAGTGGTTGCCAGGGAGGGTGGCAGGAATGGTTGCCAGGGAGGGTGGCAGGAGTGgttgccagggagagtggcaggagTGGTTGCCATGGAGGGTGGCAGGAGTGGTTGCCAGGGAGGGTGGCAGGAATGGTTGCCAGGGAGGGTGGCAGGAGTGgttgccagggagagtggcaggagTGGTTGCCATGGAGGGTGGCAGGAGCTCACAACCAATCTGCCTCCTTCCAGTAGGGCGATCGGTTTCTCTGCCCTCGAGTCACTAAGCGACACGCCGGGTTCTCGATTAACCTGGCCTGACGCATTGACGTCGACGGGCCTGACGCAGTGACGTCAGCGGGCCGGCGGCAGGATGTCCACGGCGATGAATTTCAGCTCCAAGAGCTTCAGCCCGCGGCCGCCCGACAAAGGATCTTTCCCGCTGGATCACCTCGGTGGGCGGGGGTCACACACTCAACAGTGGGAGcggtcctcccccctccctccctaacctacccctcaccccctcctcctgacccccctcaccccctccgcctGAACCCCGCTCACccctcctcctgacccccccctcaccccctcctcctgacccccccccatcaccccctcctcctgaccccccctcaccccctcctcctgacccccccctcaccccctcctcctgaccccccccatcaccccctcctcctgaccccccctcaccccctcctcctgaccccccctcctcctgaccccccctcaccccctcctcctgaccccccctcaccccctcctcctgaccccccctcaccccctcctcctgaccccccctcaccccctcctcctgaccccccctcaccccctcctcctgaccccccctcaccccctcctcctgaccccccctcaccccctcctcctgaccccccctcaccccctcctcctgaccccccctcaccccctcctcctgacccccctcaccccctcctcctgaccccccctcaccccctcctcctgacccccccctcaccccctcctcctcaccccctcctcctgaccacacttcaccccctcctcctgaccACACTTCCTCCTGACCCCCTcctcctgacccccctcaccccctcctcctgacccccccaccccctcctcctgaccccctcaccccctcctcctgaccccctcaccccctcctcctgaccACACTTCCTTCTGACCccctcctcctgatccccctcaccccctccacctggccccctcaccccctcctgatccccctcaccccctcctgaccccctcctcctgactccccctcctgaccccctcctcctgaccaccctcaccccctcctcctgaccccctcacccctcctcctgacccctcctcaccccctcctcctgaccccccctcaccccctcctcctcctgacccccctcaccccctcctcctcacccccctcctcctgacccccccaccccctcctcctcaccccctcctcctgacccccccaccccctcctcctcacccccctcaccccctcctcctatcccccctcaccccctcctcctgacccccctcaccccgtcctcttgactccccctcaccccctcctcctgaccccccctcaccccctcctcctgactCTCCTCTCACCCCCTCATCCTGACCCCCTCTTCCtgaccccctctcgccccctcctcctGACCACCCCGAACTTGGTTTGGAATCttctgttgtggggtggggggatggtcttCCTCCCTACGGAGGATTTGGATAACGTGCTACCTCACAGGGTTATGGGAGGAGGGAATATTGTGAGCTGTGTGGTGCCAGTGGTTCCACTGCTGCTACTCCTCTGAGGGTGCATCACTGCATTGGTGTTATGAAAAATGAAAGAAGCCTCACGTTGTTTAACACGGTCACTTTTTCACTATTCTGGCAGGTGAATGTAGAAAATTCAAGGAGAAATTTATGAAGTGTCTCCGAGAGAGTAAGTTTGATAATTCTCTGTGCAGAGAGCAATCAAAGGAATACCTAGAGTGCAGAATGGAAAGGTACAGTGCCAAAATGAGGAAACGTTGGAAATGTCAACTTTACAACCAAATTCTTTAtaattaattgttaatttaaaaTTGTATACTGAATAACAAATCTTTTCTAATCATTTCTATTGCACACATTTTTTACAtagtttctcttccccccccccccctcccattccctcgAACATTGAATGTGCTTTGGAATTCTGAAGCAGAATCATGAAATAATTAATTACTTATTTTATAATTCTAGGCCTTGTTTCTTCATCCCCTTCCTATCCGTGCAACTTTTTGCATTCCTCCAACCCTTAGGGCATCATCAGTAGAGGCAGGggtaaacatgctgctgtgcagagggccctgggtgtcctagtgtagcacggtagcatggtggttagcacaattgcttcacagctccagggtcccaggttcgattcccggcttgggtcactgtctgtgcagagtctccacgttctcccagtgtgtgcgtgggtttcctccgggtgctccagtttcctcccacagtccaaagatgtgtaggttaggtggattggccatgctaaattgcctttggtgtccaaaattgcccttggtgttgggtggggtaactgggttatggggatagggtgaaggtgtgggcttaggtagggtgctctttcaaagagctggtgcagacacgatgggccgaatggcgtcctgcactgtaaattctatgattctatgagtcgcaaaaagttggtttccaggtgcaacaggtgattaagaaggtgaatgtaattttgaccttcattgctagagggatggagtttaagactagggaggttatgctgcaactatataaggtgttagtgaggtaacacctggagtattattttcagttttggtctccttacctgagaaaggacgtattggcgcaggagggtatgcagaggaaattcactatgttaatcccagagttgagggggttggattacgaggagcggttgagtggACTGAgactgtattcattggaatttagaaggatgcggggggggggaatcttatataaatatataaaattatgaagtggataggatagatgtggggaggttgtttccactgaccgatgaaagcagaactagggggcatagcctcaaaataaggggaagtagatttagtactgagtttaggaggaacttcttcacccaaagggttgtgaatctatggaattccttgcccagtaaaacagttgaggctccttcattaaatgttttcaagatcaagatagataggtttttttgaacaataaaggaataaagggttatggtgttcgggcgggaaagtggagctgactccACAAAAGAGTCACTGtcttggcctcaaccgggacctgggattcatgtcacattacattcatcccccaccatctggcctgcgaaatcctaccaactgtcctggcttgagacaattcacacctctttaacctggggttaccccatctctggatctgtaaagatttaatcacctgctaatggtcacattccaagcattgtttggcatctttgaatttgtctatatatgtgtttctggaacagacctcttcattcatctgaggaaggagcagcgctccgaaagctagtgacatcgaaacaaacctgttggactttaacctggtgttgtaagacttcatactgtgcccacaaaagatcagccattgaatggcggagcaggctcgaagggccagatggcctactcctcctagttcTTGTATAGTTCCTCCAGCCTTCATCATTCAAAAGATCATTTCATGTAAATACATTGAACCCCCCTAAGAGGCTGTGTGCCTGGCTGATGAATCTGGAAcacagggtcacagtctcagaagaaAGGCTCAACCATTCGGACCGAGTtgtagagaaatgtcttcactcaaaagggctgtgaatctttgaaattcattCTGTAACCTCCCCCAATTACATTTGGCGTGTCAACGTCTTTATCTCAAGTGTCTGGAGTGGGCCTTGAAACCACAATCTGCTGGCTCAAGAGGCAAGAGTGTCAAAGCTGACATTTAAGTCATTACTTTGTCTTAAGAGTGCCTTTGCCCAGAAGAAATAATGGGTGCACATGTCTTCAGCACTGGTCATCCAACACTGCATGCGTTTAATAATTCTCCTGTTCTACAGGCAGCTGATGACAAAGGAGCCACTGGAGAAACTGGGATTCAAAGATCTCCTTGACAGTAATGCAGCCGATAAACAGCAGCAGATGAAAACCTAACAGGAGGAAATCACATTGTATCTACAGACTAAACAGAGCATTGATGGACTTAGTTTCATATTGAATCTGTATATATTGTAAAAGTTTCTTTACTGTGTCATAAAATGTGGATTAAATACTTAGCATGATTTATTCTTTTTTTAACTCTAGTATGCATTTTAGCCCTTGCACCCATAAGACtcgggagcagaaggaggccattatcgattctgctctgtcattcaatgagaccatgactgatctgatgtgataatcctcaactccactttcctgctttatTCCCATAATCTTTGATCCACTTACTGATTAATCACAGCctagaacatacttaatgacccagcctttaCAAATTGAGGGattaagaattccacagatttgctaCCCTctcaagagaagaaattcctcctcagctctgccttaaatgggaaaccccttacTCAGATTATTTTCTCTGGTCATAGACTTCCCAAAAAAGGGTTACAACCTCCCATCTTTTATCCCCCCGAGAATCCTATATGCCTCAATaatgtcgcctctcattcttctaaactccaatgagtacaggcccaacctcataagaaaatccccgaatcaacctagtgaaccttctctggattgactccaatgccaatatatcttggAGAAGGGGGACCAAACTTCCCACTATTCCAGGCGTGGTCTAACCAGTGCctggtatagttttagcaagactcccCTATTTTTATACACCATTCCCTTTGGAAAAAAGGCCAATATCCAATTtcctttccttattacctgctgaactttcaTGATAGCTTTTTTTAGATTTATAGACGAGGACCCCCAAATCGCCTTATGCTGCAACTTTCTGCAGACTTTCTTCATTCCGATATTTGTCATATTGGGGCCTACTGGTCATTAAACAGAAAATTATTTGTTAGATGTCTTTCCCTTGCCAATTTTTTGTGAATCCCCTGGATAAACTCCTAGTTCAGTACATGATTTTTCGTGCATTGTGTGATCTCAAAAATTGAAATGGTAATATCCACTTTTTATGCAAATACACTTTCTGAAATTCTATTGGAACAAAGTCCCCATGCCTGCCTCTAATTTCAAGTTCCAGCAATCTGGTCTGTAGccaaacctggggcgcgattctcccatgctgcgccgtatgggagaatcggcgttcgcTCCACTTTTTCCCACGGCACCGGTCTGATGCCGGCAGGTGAttctccgaggagcagagaatcggcgctatttgcgctggcgcgtttgacgGGGTGCCGGTCGCATTGCTGATGGTGATGTGAGAGCCTTTTGGCTGCAGGTTGGTAAGTAACAGGCAGCCCTGAAAAGATTATACAGTGCTATTTTGTGTCCCTTCATAGTCTCAGAAATATCTGTTTACCAACAAGATCCCACAGGAGATGTGGGCTGCATGTCTATGCTGTGATGTGCTGACAAATAGTTGCATTGAGTCAGAGGGCCGTAGAGTGggtctgctgattggctgttgcaagggaaatttgcatacctccgttgtggtcaccctaacttgaaggtgtacctgagctagagacccgagctgttcgagtgaagacaagcatccagcagagggcagtagagcggagctgctgattggctgttgcaagggaaatttgcaagcctccgttgtggtcaccctagcttgaaggtggtttgtagaggagctgttgtcaagtgacacttaaacccgaaacacttcttcagtgtttccctccctaccccctcctctaaccaaaaataaacaaccgctgtaaagatcaagaggaaggctcgaggtcaggtagaagtagaaacaagttgaaccgtgacgccacagcctgcaggtaagggattggctggtgactggtaagtagtttttcttttattttccctcaggtgttattgtgcagggcgcagaggttgctgagtgagtgcttgctgagaaggggagtgaataacaggtaagatctttttctttttttatctagaggggatggcagggaaggtagtgcaatgttcctgcagaatgaggtgagggacgccgacagtgtccctg contains:
- the cox19 gene encoding cytochrome c oxidase assembly protein COX19 — protein: MSTAMNFSSKSFSPRPPDKGSFPLDHLGECRKFKEKFMKCLRESKFDNSLCREQSKEYLECRMERQLMTKEPLEKLGFKDLLDSNAADKQQQMKT